The DNA window ATTTTTTAGCCTTCGACCTAATTTCCTTGCCCTGAGTCGATTACAGGTCATTTTAGCTGTTTATTGAGAAGCATCAATTTCTGTAAATTCAGAGTAACTCACGGTAAGTGTTGTCAGATCAAATCGCCAGATCAATGTATGTATTTTATCAACTGACCAATGAGTACCACAAGTGCTGACACCATACATTCTAAGCACCCAATGGCGATCGGAAGCATCTCGCGTTAACTTCAAGCAACCGTTGTGCTGTCTACACTTTTCAGTAAGCGTTTTGAGCTGTCCTTCATGGCGAAAAAAACGACCAGCTATTTGATTCTGGTTAAACGCTGATACTGACAATAGATACAGAATAGTATTGTTGTAAAGAAAGTAGCCAATTTGATAAGATTGCAGATTACGAGAATCTTGATAGTGTTGCCAACGCAGCTCAACGGTCACTAATTCTCCATCTGCACAAGTCCCCCTAAATGTGTAAATTATTTCTGGTCTATTAGGTATTGGTGCAGTATGCGTTGCCAGTTGAAGAGAGTTCCGAATCTGTCTTTGTAATCGGGTTTCTTCTGGAGCAAATGGCAAACCCACTTCAGAGATAGTTTTTGGATCTTCAAGTTGATTCTCTGCCAAGAATTGCTCATAGATTGGAATAGATTGACCTTGGCGAACCAGTCGAGTAATGTAGTCTCGCGCCATATGGTTCACATTAAGTTGATGTTCCACCACAGAATCTCTCAGTTCCCAACAGTTTTTGTCTTCTGAAAACTGGGCGCATTCATACCAATCTGCTAAATGCAAGATCAAATCAGTGAAGGAGTGATAGCGTTTAGCAAAGTTACGATTAGACAGATCATAAGAATAAATAGGACTTGCATCTAAATCTCTACAGTCAACAGCGATCAGTACATCATCTTTATTGCA is part of the Roseofilum reptotaenium CS-1145 genome and encodes:
- a CDS encoding SMI1/KNR4 family protein, which translates into the protein MSKLTQALDRISNRLATYSPHRFNDLCPRLDISEIENFMQPLSFRLPADIDVLYQWHDGDNHEGFLFADYNFLSLELAVYKYYEVIDEDLDILGEMYEEDTPGITELFKNCLPLFEFCNKDDVLIAVDCRDLDASPIYSYDLSNRNFAKRYHSFTDLILHLADWYECAQFSEDKNCWELRDSVVEHQLNVNHMARDYITRLVRQGQSIPIYEQFLAENQLEDPKTISEVGLPFAPEETRLQRQIRNSLQLATHTAPIPNRPEIIYTFRGTCADGELVTVELRWQHYQDSRNLQSYQIGYFLYNNTILYLLSVSAFNQNQIAGRFFRHEGQLKTLTEKCRQHNGCLKLTRDASDRHWVLRMYGVSTCGTHWSVDKIHTLIWRFDLTTLTVSYSEFTEIDASQ